One Clostridium estertheticum DNA segment encodes these proteins:
- a CDS encoding GNAT family N-acetyltransferase has translation MLRLRPYKSCDAKYIVKWIDNEEDFVKWCANKITYPLTEESMKETKESFENNEKGWLFTALDEKGTPVGFIAMMNADYENDSIHVGFVITDSSKRNNGFGKQMVNQAIRYAFEILNMSRVTLKVFDNNQSAHRCYQNVGFVDEKYLKNGFPYKDEMWGCYDMAIAKSLYSV, from the coding sequence ATGCTAAGATTAAGACCATATAAATCATGCGATGCGAAATATATTGTTAAATGGATAGACAACGAAGAAGATTTTGTGAAATGGTGTGCTAATAAAATAACATATCCTTTGACAGAAGAATCAATGAAAGAAACAAAAGAAAGTTTTGAAAATAATGAAAAAGGATGGCTCTTCACTGCTTTGGATGAAAAAGGAACTCCTGTTGGGTTCATAGCAATGATGAATGCTGATTATGAAAATGATAGTATACATGTTGGCTTTGTTATTACTGATTCATCAAAAAGAAATAATGGGTTTGGAAAGCAAATGGTGAATCAGGCAATAAGATATGCCTTTGAAATATTAAATATGTCAAGGGTAACTTTAAAAGTTTTTGACAATAATCAAAGTGCTCATAGGTGTTATCAAAATGTAGGCTTTGTTGATGAAAAGTATTTAAAAAATGGATTTCCGTATAAAGATGAAATGTGGGGATGCTATGATATGGCTATAGCAAAATCATTATACAGTGTATGA